From Corallococcus soli, a single genomic window includes:
- a CDS encoding DUF429 domain-containing protein, producing the protein MTTRFVGWDLTDPFARVPRPVDEAVLDAKGHVRFSQRVWPRADARHGLDRNALWEAFPVGPGDVVVVDGPQALANPGARVRDAERRLRAPGRTPDVLPLPGSPFAGFVRGSVLLFAALRSRAPLLDLDVPEPSRARLFEAFPGATWRTLAVEKLGGKATPEGRARRQALLETEGLRFVDGAPCTHDQLDATVCAWLGWLTRMRPGDVTAVGLPLTRDPDGTLREGRILDRLQSLSRR; encoded by the coding sequence ATGACGACCCGCTTCGTCGGTTGGGATTTGACCGACCCGTTCGCCCGGGTGCCCCGCCCCGTGGACGAGGCCGTGCTGGATGCGAAGGGCCACGTGCGCTTCTCCCAGCGCGTCTGGCCCCGCGCGGACGCGCGCCACGGATTGGACCGGAACGCCCTGTGGGAGGCCTTCCCCGTGGGGCCAGGGGACGTGGTGGTGGTGGACGGGCCGCAGGCGCTGGCGAACCCCGGCGCCCGGGTGCGGGACGCGGAGCGGCGGCTGCGAGCGCCCGGGCGGACCCCGGACGTGCTGCCCCTGCCCGGATCGCCCTTCGCGGGCTTCGTGCGCGGAAGCGTGCTGCTGTTCGCCGCGCTGCGGAGCCGGGCACCCCTGCTGGACCTGGACGTGCCGGAGCCTTCGCGGGCGCGCCTGTTCGAGGCCTTCCCCGGCGCGACGTGGCGCACGCTGGCTGTGGAGAAGTTGGGGGGAAAAGCCACGCCGGAGGGACGCGCCCGGCGTCAGGCCCTGCTCGAAACCGAAGGCCTGCGCTTCGTGGACGGGGCTCCGTGCACGCACGACCAATTGGATGCCACGGTCTGCGCCTGGCTGGGGTGGCTCACGCGCATGAGGCCCGGGGACGTCACCGCGGTGGGCCTGCCCCTCACCCGGGACCCGGACGGCACCCTGCGCGAAGGGCGCATCCTGGACCGGCTCCAATCCCTCTCAAGGCGGTGA